A single region of the Candidatus Kryptobacter tengchongensis genome encodes:
- a CDS encoding tryptophanase, which translates to MKFKTIIEPFKIKVVEPIKFTTEQEREEILKKAGYNVFNIPAEDVIIDLLTDSGTNAMSSKQWAGIMDGDESYAGSKSFFRFESVVRKITGFKHIIPVHQGRAAEKILFSIVAGPGKYIPNNTHFDTTRANIEFVGGNAVDLPIPEGIQPDLWHPFKGNMDVERLENFIKEKGPENIPLVMLTVTNNSNGGQPVSMQNIREVREVCDKYGIPLFLDACRFAENAYFIKKREKGYENKTIFEIAREMFSYADGCTMSAKKDAFANIGGFLAMNDDELALKARNVLIVTEGFPTYGGLAGRDLEAIAQGLEEVLDENYLLYRIRSVEYLAEKLIERGIPVLIPPGGHAVYLDAKKFAPHIPPEQFPGQSIVVELYRVGGIRSVEIGSVMFGRRDKETGKFIPHTMELVRLAIPRRVYTQSHIDYVVEVITEVYRNRDKLKGYKIVWEAPLLRHFTARFEPIN; encoded by the coding sequence ATGAAATTCAAAACAATAATTGAGCCGTTCAAAATTAAAGTTGTAGAACCTATTAAATTTACAACCGAGCAGGAAAGGGAGGAAATTTTAAAAAAGGCGGGTTATAATGTTTTTAATATCCCTGCTGAAGATGTCATAATTGATCTTTTAACTGATAGCGGGACAAACGCAATGAGTTCAAAACAATGGGCGGGAATTATGGATGGCGATGAATCCTATGCTGGTTCAAAAAGTTTTTTTAGGTTTGAAAGTGTTGTAAGGAAGATAACTGGGTTTAAACATATCATTCCCGTGCATCAAGGAAGAGCTGCAGAAAAAATTTTGTTCTCAATCGTTGCTGGACCCGGGAAGTATATTCCAAACAATACACATTTTGATACAACAAGGGCTAACATTGAATTTGTTGGAGGAAATGCAGTTGATTTGCCAATTCCGGAGGGAATTCAACCAGATTTATGGCATCCTTTTAAAGGGAATATGGATGTTGAGCGACTTGAAAATTTTATAAAGGAGAAGGGTCCTGAAAATATCCCGCTTGTTATGCTGACTGTGACAAATAACTCTAATGGAGGTCAGCCAGTTTCAATGCAAAACATTCGTGAGGTTAGGGAGGTTTGTGATAAATATGGTATTCCACTTTTCCTTGATGCGTGTAGATTTGCCGAAAATGCTTATTTTATAAAGAAGAGGGAGAAGGGTTATGAGAATAAGACAATTTTTGAGATAGCAAGGGAGATGTTTTCATATGCTGATGGATGTACGATGAGCGCTAAAAAAGATGCATTTGCAAATATCGGCGGATTTCTTGCTATGAACGATGATGAACTTGCATTAAAAGCACGGAATGTTCTTATCGTTACAGAAGGATTTCCAACTTATGGGGGGCTTGCGGGTCGGGACCTTGAAGCAATAGCTCAAGGGCTTGAGGAAGTCCTTGATGAAAATTATCTGCTTTACAGGATAAGGTCAGTTGAGTATCTTGCTGAGAAATTAATAGAGCGTGGTATCCCTGTTTTGATTCCTCCAGGGGGTCATGCCGTTTATCTTGATGCGAAGAAATTTGCGCCACATATCCCCCCAGAACAATTTCCGGGTCAGTCAATAGTTGTTGAACTTTACAGGGTTGGTGGTATAAGAAGCGTGGAAATTGGAAGTGTAATGTTTGGGAGAAGAGATAAGGAAACAGGTAAATTCATCCCTCACACGATGGAGCTTGTTCGGCTTGCTATACCAAGGCGAGTTTATACTCAAAGCCATATTGATTATGTAGTTGAGGTGATAACCGAGGTTTACAGAAATAGAGATAAATTGAAAGGTTATAAAATTGTTTGGGAGGCTCCACTTTTAAGACATTTTACAGCGAGATTTGAACCTATCAATTAA
- a CDS encoding Por secretion system C-terminal sorting domain-containing protein — MSRWIFSFLIVNMVLTCGLVFSQVKSDFDVLHYEIYIDLFNGLKQRTGYYKGYVKIKFLANKNLSEIAIHSGGDVIQIDSIVFNNSRLSFQQSYENLKIIFPSTILQGETSNVLIYFRRESNLDRGFYFYRSDELYPNLPSDIAYTMTEPSDSRYWFPCYDEPWDKASVDIIVKVKNNFLVASNGLLIRDEINGEERTFHWRSKYPMSTYLIAFATSEYITFSDWYRKVSNPSDSIEIKYYVWREDSSKAVLAFRNVVDMMTFFSKKFGEYPFEKYGMVAVYPFRYGGMEHQTMTTIHRRWLDGNFEGGIAHELAHQWWGDLVTCENWAEIWLNEGFASYSDALYTEYKYGVEIFRTKLKSWARAYFLEDSALRYPIYNPPPAKLFGTAVYYKGAWVLHMLRNLIGDSLFFQVLKEWGRRYAYGTGTTQGFINVVNDITGRDYSWFFEQWVYDSGYPVLDFSITSIDQDNLKLSLQLRQIQKNARIFKFPIDVRIRNQNFDTLLTLWTYTADTIYIITLGGSVSSGNIEIQVDPDEKILKNILSVTYVQSPLSLNFDLHQNYPNPFNSITKIPFEIANDGKIYECEVIVFDVLGREIKKIFSGRLGAGRYIINFVADGIPSGIYFYKLTISDSGRQIYSRIRKMILIK; from the coding sequence ATGAGCAGATGGATTTTTAGTTTTTTAATTGTAAATATGGTTTTAACTTGTGGTCTTGTGTTCTCGCAGGTTAAGAGCGATTTTGATGTTCTTCATTATGAAATTTATATTGACCTTTTCAACGGGCTTAAACAACGCACTGGTTATTACAAGGGATATGTTAAGATAAAATTTCTTGCAAATAAAAATTTAAGTGAAATTGCCATTCACTCTGGGGGCGATGTTATTCAAATTGACTCAATTGTTTTTAATAATTCAAGGTTAAGTTTTCAGCAAAGTTATGAAAACTTAAAAATTATTTTTCCATCAACAATTTTACAAGGTGAAACCTCAAATGTGTTAATTTACTTCAGGCGTGAATCAAATCTTGATCGTGGTTTCTATTTTTACAGAAGCGATGAATTATACCCGAACCTTCCATCTGATATAGCATATACGATGACGGAACCGTCTGACTCAAGATACTGGTTTCCTTGCTATGATGAACCTTGGGACAAGGCAAGCGTTGATATCATTGTAAAAGTTAAAAATAATTTTCTTGTTGCTTCAAATGGCTTGTTGATCCGTGATGAGATTAACGGTGAAGAAAGAACTTTTCATTGGCGCTCAAAATATCCAATGTCAACTTATTTAATTGCTTTTGCAACTTCTGAATATATAACCTTTTCCGATTGGTATCGCAAAGTTTCAAATCCGTCTGATTCAATTGAAATTAAATACTATGTCTGGCGTGAGGACTCGTCAAAAGCAGTTCTTGCGTTTAGAAATGTTGTTGATATGATGACTTTTTTCTCAAAGAAATTTGGTGAGTATCCGTTTGAAAAATATGGTATGGTTGCGGTTTATCCATTTCGCTATGGTGGTATGGAACATCAAACTATGACGACAATTCATAGAAGATGGCTTGATGGCAATTTTGAGGGTGGGATAGCTCATGAACTTGCCCATCAATGGTGGGGTGATCTTGTCACATGTGAGAACTGGGCTGAAATATGGCTTAATGAAGGTTTTGCTTCCTATAGCGATGCTTTATACACAGAATATAAATATGGTGTGGAGATCTTTAGAACGAAACTTAAAAGTTGGGCAAGGGCTTATTTTTTAGAGGATTCAGCGCTTAGATATCCAATTTATAATCCGCCACCCGCAAAACTTTTTGGGACAGCGGTTTATTACAAAGGAGCTTGGGTATTGCATATGTTAAGAAATTTAATTGGAGATTCATTGTTCTTTCAGGTATTGAAAGAATGGGGAAGAAGATATGCTTACGGGACAGGGACAACTCAAGGATTTATTAATGTTGTGAATGATATTACAGGAAGAGATTATTCATGGTTTTTTGAGCAGTGGGTTTATGATTCTGGGTATCCTGTGCTTGATTTTAGCATCACCTCAATAGATCAAGATAATTTAAAGCTGTCTCTACAGTTAAGGCAGATTCAGAAAAACGCAAGAATTTTTAAGTTTCCGATTGATGTAAGAATTCGGAACCAAAACTTTGATACACTTTTAACTTTATGGACATATACAGCGGACACAATATACATTATAACACTTGGCGGTTCAGTTTCTTCTGGAAATATAGAAATTCAAGTTGATCCAGACGAGAAAATTTTAAAAAATATTCTTTCTGTTACCTATGTTCAATCTCCTTTGAGTTTGAACTTTGATCTCCATCAAAATTATCCGAATCCGTTTAATTCAATTACGAAAATTCCATTTGAGATCGCCAATGATGGGAAAATTTACGAGTGTGAGGTGATTGTATTTGATGTGCTTGGTAGGGAAATCAAAAAGATTTTCAGTGGAAGGCTTGGTGCAGGGAGATATATTATTAATTTTGTAGCTGATGGAATTCCATCAGGTATATATTTTTACAAGTTGACCATTTCTGATAGTGGACGCCAGATATACAGCAGAATTAGGAAAATGATTCTGATAAAATAA
- a CDS encoding EamA-like transporter family protein, with protein sequence MRLRRLLDKSAVKVFLFVFICFIWGSTWFTIKLGLQELPLMFSLSLRFLLAGLVLLTLLKTFNIQVPVNDKQLFLYLYLTFFSFLIPFLLVYWAELTIPSNLASILFSTMPFFAAIFSRIFLKESLNSLQRFGLILGFIGVVFIFKTDTLDFGDVLSLQNRKFFISMFAVVASAFLNASVLIMVKKYGADIHPLAINFIPLNLSGLILLILSGIFEDWSTIKFGVKGVGSVIYLGIFGSIVTFTIYYWLLKKISTVIMSLTAFLTPVFAVIIGVFVGKESITANVLFGALLVLTGMLLVNSFFLFKKFLNGKI encoded by the coding sequence ATGCGACTGCGAAGGTTGCTTGATAAAAGCGCTGTTAAAGTTTTTCTTTTCGTTTTTATATGTTTCATTTGGGGTTCAACATGGTTTACGATAAAGCTCGGGTTGCAAGAATTGCCCCTTATGTTTTCTTTGTCACTTCGTTTTCTTCTTGCAGGGCTTGTTCTTTTGACGCTCTTGAAAACTTTCAACATTCAAGTTCCAGTAAATGATAAGCAATTATTTCTTTATCTTTATTTAACCTTTTTCTCATTTTTAATTCCATTTTTGCTTGTATATTGGGCTGAATTGACGATACCGAGCAATCTTGCGAGTATTCTTTTTTCAACAATGCCTTTTTTTGCTGCAATTTTTTCAAGAATTTTTTTAAAAGAAAGTTTAAATTCGCTTCAACGATTTGGCTTAATCCTCGGTTTTATCGGGGTTGTTTTTATTTTTAAAACAGATACATTAGATTTTGGCGATGTTTTATCTTTGCAAAATAGAAAATTTTTTATAAGTATGTTTGCTGTCGTTGCCAGTGCCTTTCTTAATGCATCGGTGTTGATAATGGTTAAAAAGTATGGTGCTGATATCCATCCGCTTGCGATTAATTTTATCCCGTTGAATTTGAGTGGTTTGATTCTTTTAATCCTATCTGGCATTTTTGAGGATTGGAGCACAATTAAATTTGGAGTAAAAGGGGTCGGAAGTGTAATTTATCTTGGAATTTTTGGATCAATAGTAACCTTTACAATTTATTACTGGCTTTTAAAAAAGATATCCACTGTTATAATGTCTTTGACAGCTTTTCTCACACCAGTTTTCGCTGTTATAATTGGAGTGTTTGTTGGGAAAGAAAGCATAACCGCAAATGTTCTGTTTGGTGCTTTACTCGTGCTAACGGGGATGCTTTTAGTTAATTCATTTTTCCTGTTCAAAAAATTTTTAAATGGGAAAATATGA
- a CDS encoding Zinc carboxypeptidase, whose product MRRNLYLIFLTVLIFVINLSFGQVLSPEKFFGFKIGEDKKLIGWDEIVSYLSYVDKNSDRIIIEELGKTTLGKPFLVVIASSEKNMREIQKLKSIQRKLAKPYGVDEREAQNLIREGKVFILITMNIHSTEIASSQESVELVYEFATRNDDEMRNILDNCVILLIPSLNPDGQQMVVDWYKKYVGTKYEASPMPWLYHYYAGHDNNRDWHFFSLVETRLTAKVLYHDWFPQVVYDQHQMGSNGPRLFVPPYSDPVNPNVLPEIMALTNLFGKYIVFDMIQKGFKGVVTGGRFNAYFQGTMSKTPLWHNRVGILSEAASVRIATPIYLPYGSVEGLGDEIPDNSLSNNNLNPFEEGWWRLRDIIDYEKAATYAILNFSALNRDKILWTFYSANKKSIERGLTEPPFAYLIDLNAQHDPNSAIELVKRLQFAGVEIYRAKKSFSVGNLVFSENTIVIPLAQPCRPFIKDVMEIQNYPDIRLYPDGPPKRPYDVTAWTLPLQMGVDVFELKEKVEIPLEKIETINFGDSKFVGRGSYFVIDRRFINSYRLVNLLLKDGVKVFYSSDKKFKGSFIVKNEKETSGKVRSHAKNLGLEIKLIDDLKDADLIEVKLKKIGIYQPWITSMDEGWTRLVLDSFYFSYSVLHNQDIKDKKTLDELDILILPSMGTNAIVEGREFRGQQRIDLPQMPEEYSGGIGKQGVDNIKEFIKKGGVLLAFGEASDFVIEQIGVPVRNVLKNTSIKEFFAPGTIVKLKISDVDNPLTYGLREYVPAYIINSIAFSTASYFDKISSVACFDDANVLLSGYLLGSDKIKGKPALCEVPYEKGKIIMFAFRPQHRSQTWATFKFIFNALLN is encoded by the coding sequence ATGAGAAGAAATTTATATCTTATCTTCTTAACTGTCTTAATCTTTGTCATCAATTTATCTTTCGGACAGGTTTTGTCGCCTGAGAAATTTTTCGGTTTCAAAATCGGTGAAGATAAAAAACTAATCGGCTGGGATGAAATTGTTTCATACTTAAGTTATGTTGATAAAAATTCAGATAGAATTATCATTGAGGAACTTGGTAAAACAACGCTTGGGAAACCATTTCTCGTTGTCATTGCTTCCTCAGAAAAAAATATGAGAGAAATACAGAAACTGAAGTCAATCCAGAGAAAGCTTGCAAAACCATACGGCGTTGATGAAAGGGAAGCCCAAAATTTAATTCGTGAGGGGAAAGTTTTTATTCTCATCACGATGAATATACATTCAACGGAAATAGCCTCAAGTCAGGAATCAGTTGAACTGGTTTATGAATTTGCAACCCGAAATGACGATGAAATGAGGAATATACTTGATAATTGTGTAATTCTTTTAATCCCGTCGCTTAATCCAGATGGTCAGCAGATGGTTGTAGATTGGTATAAGAAATATGTTGGGACGAAATATGAGGCTTCACCTATGCCGTGGCTTTATCATTATTATGCTGGGCATGACAATAATCGCGACTGGCACTTTTTCAGTTTAGTTGAAACAAGGTTAACTGCAAAGGTTTTGTATCATGATTGGTTTCCTCAAGTTGTTTATGACCAACATCAGATGGGTTCAAATGGTCCTCGTCTTTTCGTGCCTCCTTATTCGGACCCTGTAAACCCAAATGTTTTGCCAGAGATAATGGCTCTTACAAATCTTTTCGGGAAATATATTGTTTTTGATATGATTCAGAAAGGTTTTAAGGGGGTTGTGACTGGGGGAAGGTTTAATGCGTATTTTCAAGGGACAATGTCAAAGACACCACTGTGGCATAACAGAGTTGGAATTCTTTCAGAAGCAGCAAGTGTGAGGATTGCAACACCAATTTATCTTCCATATGGAAGCGTTGAGGGGCTTGGTGATGAAATCCCCGATAATAGTTTATCAAACAATAATCTTAACCCATTTGAAGAAGGCTGGTGGAGATTAAGAGATATAATTGACTATGAGAAAGCAGCAACATACGCAATTTTAAATTTTTCAGCTCTTAACAGGGATAAAATTTTGTGGACATTTTATAGTGCAAATAAAAAATCAATTGAAAGGGGATTAACAGAACCACCATTTGCTTACCTTATTGATCTAAACGCACAGCATGATCCAAATTCCGCAATTGAACTTGTTAAGAGGTTGCAATTTGCTGGAGTTGAGATTTATAGGGCTAAAAAAAGCTTTTCGGTTGGTAATCTTGTCTTTTCCGAAAATACGATTGTAATTCCGCTTGCCCAACCTTGTAGACCTTTCATCAAAGATGTTATGGAAATCCAAAATTATCCAGATATTAGGCTTTATCCAGATGGACCGCCGAAAAGACCTTATGATGTGACCGCTTGGACATTGCCATTGCAAATGGGAGTAGATGTTTTTGAATTGAAAGAAAAAGTTGAAATACCACTTGAGAAAATTGAAACAATTAATTTTGGTGATTCAAAGTTTGTTGGAAGAGGAAGTTATTTTGTAATTGATAGAAGGTTTATAAACTCGTATCGTCTTGTCAACTTGCTTTTGAAGGATGGGGTTAAGGTTTTTTATAGTAGTGACAAAAAATTTAAAGGAAGCTTTATAGTAAAAAATGAGAAAGAAACCTCAGGCAAAGTTCGTTCACATGCGAAAAATCTCGGGCTTGAAATAAAACTTATTGACGATCTTAAAGATGCAGATCTTATAGAGGTGAAATTAAAAAAGATCGGAATTTATCAACCCTGGATTACAAGCATGGACGAGGGATGGACTCGTCTTGTGCTTGATAGCTTTTACTTTAGTTATAGCGTTCTTCACAATCAAGACATAAAAGATAAAAAAACACTTGATGAACTTGATATTTTGATTTTGCCGAGCATGGGAACAAATGCAATTGTTGAAGGTCGCGAATTTAGAGGTCAGCAGAGGATTGATCTTCCTCAAATGCCAGAGGAATACAGTGGTGGGATTGGGAAACAGGGAGTTGATAACATAAAGGAATTCATCAAAAAAGGTGGGGTGCTTCTTGCTTTCGGTGAGGCAAGTGATTTTGTAATTGAACAGATTGGGGTTCCTGTGAGAAATGTTTTGAAAAATACAAGTATAAAAGAGTTTTTTGCACCTGGGACAATTGTTAAGTTGAAAATCAGCGATGTTGATAATCCGCTCACCTACGGGCTCAGGGAATATGTCCCAGCTTATATTATCAATTCAATTGCTTTTTCAACAGCTTCGTATTTTGATAAGATTTCGTCCGTCGCATGTTTTGATGATGCGAATGTTTTATTGAGTGGTTATCTTTTGGGGTCGGATAAAATAAAGGGAAAACCAGCTTTGTGTGAGGTTCCGTATGAAAAGGGTAAAATTATAATGTTTGCTTTTAGACCACAACACAGATCGCAGACATGGGCAACTTTTAAATTTATATTTAATGCACTTCTGAATTAA
- a CDS encoding DNA repair photolyase translates to MKNLTVKIIEIKNALSKSRISGIDYTINPYFGCEFGCIYCYADFMTRFSKNYSVHFPGLKWGKFVGVKINIHEKLREEILQIESKISLFSDKRTRKPNIWLSIVTDPYQPIEKKFKLTRKCLEVLAEFQYPTGILTRSPLVMRDIDLFVGFEDLEIGITITTDNENIRKIFEPKAPSIKSRIKTLEVLKKNNIKTFAFVGPILPMDAKKLSNLLDGLVDYVLVDRMNYIWKTEKIYKANSLEFATRDEYFNAVAEEISRQFSSKGIEVEILF, encoded by the coding sequence ATGAAAAATTTGACTGTTAAAATCATAGAGATTAAAAACGCCCTTTCAAAATCACGAATATCTGGGATTGATTATACGATCAATCCATATTTCGGGTGTGAGTTCGGATGCATATACTGTTATGCTGATTTCATGACGAGATTTTCAAAAAATTATTCAGTCCACTTTCCTGGTCTCAAATGGGGCAAGTTCGTTGGGGTGAAAATTAACATTCACGAGAAGTTAAGGGAGGAAATTTTGCAAATTGAAAGCAAAATTTCTCTCTTTTCAGATAAAAGAACAAGAAAGCCCAATATATGGCTAAGCATAGTTACAGACCCTTATCAACCCATTGAGAAAAAGTTTAAGCTAACACGAAAATGTCTTGAAGTTTTAGCTGAGTTTCAGTATCCCACTGGCATACTCACACGCTCCCCGCTTGTTATGAGAGATATTGATTTGTTTGTTGGGTTTGAAGATCTTGAAATCGGAATAACTATAACAACAGATAATGAGAACATTAGGAAAATCTTTGAACCCAAGGCGCCATCAATTAAAAGCAGGATAAAGACACTTGAAGTATTAAAGAAAAATAACATAAAGACATTTGCTTTCGTTGGTCCAATTCTCCCAATGGATGCGAAAAAGCTATCAAATTTATTAGATGGACTTGTTGATTATGTTCTTGTTGATAGGATGAATTACATATGGAAAACGGAGAAAATTTACAAGGCGAATTCGCTTGAGTTTGCTACAAGGGATGAATATTTCAATGCGGTCGCTGAAGAAATATCAAGACAATTTTCGTCTAAAGGGATTGAAGTTGAAATTCTATTTTAA
- a CDS encoding Uncharacterized conserved protein, DUF1015 family → MPEIKPFKGLIYNLTLPIHKLVAPPYDVISDEERDSLYMLHPYNVIRLILNKDENRYESAKGYFEKWLNDGIIVEREKEAIFVYEQEFEYEEKGYTRSGIICLMRLEELGKGNVFPHEKTLPKPKEDRFNLLKATNAQFDHIFGIYSDPNFVVENIIKVHKPKQPLFDFEFPAGSKIKHKLYEITDENFIHSIIDFFKTIPIFIADGHHRYETGLMFRDYMRSLSLERDEHNYILMYLTNMESEGLMILPTHRVLTGVDKENLKKKLFSEDFGKFFDIAEIDTLDELKSFMRKFTRGVFGVHQIDGKSIVLKIKDYNVIEQSLAPELPQAVKNLDVTILHEFIFRLFQFDLERVKIIYTHDFKTAVELSKQSDKISFILNPPSVSDVKNVSLSGVTMPQKSTYFYPKLLSGIVMRKF, encoded by the coding sequence ATGCCAGAGATAAAACCATTTAAAGGATTGATTTATAATTTAACTTTACCAATCCATAAACTTGTCGCTCCGCCTTACGATGTCATCTCGGATGAGGAAAGAGATAGTTTATACATGCTTCATCCTTATAATGTGATAAGATTGATCCTGAACAAAGATGAAAATAGATATGAGAGTGCAAAGGGTTATTTTGAAAAGTGGTTAAACGATGGTATCATTGTTGAAAGGGAAAAGGAAGCAATTTTTGTATATGAGCAGGAATTTGAATATGAGGAGAAAGGTTATACACGAAGCGGGATTATTTGTTTGATGAGGCTTGAAGAACTGGGCAAAGGAAATGTTTTCCCGCACGAGAAAACACTACCTAAACCAAAGGAGGACAGATTCAACCTTTTAAAAGCAACTAACGCACAGTTTGATCATATATTCGGAATTTATTCAGATCCAAATTTTGTGGTGGAAAACATTATTAAAGTGCATAAACCAAAACAACCATTGTTTGATTTTGAATTTCCAGCAGGAAGCAAAATCAAGCATAAATTATACGAAATCACAGATGAAAATTTCATTCACAGTATTATTGATTTCTTCAAAACAATTCCAATTTTCATCGCTGACGGGCATCATAGATATGAAACGGGATTGATGTTTAGGGATTACATGAGGTCTCTATCGCTTGAAAGAGATGAACATAATTACATCCTGATGTATCTTACAAATATGGAATCGGAAGGTTTGATGATACTTCCAACGCATAGGGTTTTAACGGGAGTTGATAAGGAAAACTTAAAAAAGAAATTGTTTTCAGAAGATTTCGGCAAGTTTTTTGATATTGCAGAAATTGATACGCTTGATGAGTTAAAGAGCTTCATGAGGAAGTTTACGAGGGGTGTTTTCGGGGTTCATCAAATAGATGGTAAATCTATCGTGTTGAAAATAAAAGATTATAATGTGATAGAGCAAAGCTTGGCTCCTGAGCTTCCGCAGGCGGTGAAAAATCTTGATGTTACAATTTTGCACGAATTTATTTTCAGATTGTTTCAATTTGACCTTGAACGAGTTAAAATTATTTACACTCACGATTTTAAAACCGCGGTTGAGCTTTCAAAACAATCTGATAAAATTTCTTTCATTCTGAATCCCCCTTCGGTTTCGGATGTTAAAAATGTTTCATTATCGGGGGTAACGATGCCTCAAAAATCAACTTATTTTTATCCGAAGTTATTATCTGGAATTGTGATGAGGAAATTTTAA
- a CDS encoding GTP-binding protein Era yields MPDKFVEGEVKNKIAPDFKAGYVAIVGEPNVGKSTLLNTLLQHKISIVTPKPQTTRHKIVGIMTGENYQIVFLDTPGLIKPRYLLQEVMMEYAESALRDADIISFMVDVKKVKTNEAIAKTLPFEILKRYVDEKPIILVINKVDLINKLEVLPIIDFFSKVFPFKEIVPISALKGQNIDELKKVLIQYLPNHPPFYPPDMITEHPERFFVAEIIREKIFQLCRQEIPYSTTVSIVEFREAQNEGERDYIMAEIYVEKESQKGIIIGKDGQMLKKIGTLAREEIEWFLGRPVYLELYVKARKKWRDSKAWLKRLGYTVD; encoded by the coding sequence ATGCCGGATAAATTCGTTGAAGGTGAAGTAAAAAACAAAATAGCGCCAGACTTTAAAGCCGGTTATGTTGCAATTGTTGGTGAGCCGAATGTGGGAAAATCAACCCTTCTTAATACTTTACTTCAACATAAAATTTCAATAGTTACACCGAAACCTCAAACGACGAGACATAAAATAGTTGGAATAATGACCGGTGAAAATTATCAAATTGTTTTTCTTGATACCCCGGGGTTGATCAAACCGAGATATTTACTTCAGGAAGTGATGATGGAATACGCTGAATCAGCTTTAAGGGATGCAGACATAATTTCATTCATGGTTGATGTCAAAAAAGTTAAAACAAATGAAGCAATCGCTAAAACATTACCATTTGAAATTTTAAAAAGGTATGTTGATGAAAAACCCATAATTCTCGTGATAAACAAAGTTGATCTTATCAATAAGCTTGAAGTGCTTCCGATAATTGATTTCTTTAGTAAGGTTTTCCCGTTTAAGGAGATCGTTCCAATATCCGCATTGAAAGGTCAAAACATAGATGAGCTTAAAAAAGTCTTGATTCAATATCTTCCCAATCACCCGCCATTTTATCCACCGGATATGATTACGGAACATCCAGAGAGATTTTTTGTCGCTGAAATAATTCGTGAGAAAATTTTTCAGCTTTGCAGACAGGAAATACCTTACTCAACCACGGTATCAATAGTAGAGTTTAGAGAAGCGCAGAACGAGGGGGAGAGGGATTATATAATGGCTGAAATTTATGTTGAAAAGGAATCACAAAAAGGAATTATAATTGGTAAAGATGGACAAATGCTGAAAAAAATAGGGACACTGGCTCGGGAAGAGATTGAGTGGTTTCTTGGAAGACCTGTTTATCTTGAACTTTATGTAAAAGCAAGGAAGAAATGGCGTGATAGCAAAGCGTGGCTTAAAAGATTGGGTTATACAGTTGATTAA